A stretch of Henckelia pumila isolate YLH828 chromosome 4, ASM3356847v2, whole genome shotgun sequence DNA encodes these proteins:
- the LOC140865975 gene encoding kinetochore protein NDC80 homolog isoform X2, whose amino-acid sequence MRAAGRRRAVEHPPPTPVNSADPWQFLSTPVPGRDSDASFTSSRPSTASIARSSTAVPNISDRSYQASALRTINAYLASQSLPFSLKPPLPSAKDINETLKYLLHRLGFKAQKLDEELNQVLKFLKCPLKLNKSALRAPGTPHSWPNLLAVIHWLVQIIKYNGYVESSSTSLAENMMFKYTANSYVSYIRGDDEAVDALDEEFMVELNEGRDKMEENVKVLEDNVKELQEKLESLKAGPSQKEVLDQEKAALEKDVMKFHMIIEQLDGHLVEVQKKLEEKDQELEVKLEERKRISDENEELKREIEEQGINLRDAERMKRELQALDRDIEETEAARNGWEEKIWELDSEIGRNFKELEGLAMECNQAVRRLKLGNGFQYQLNAKGSTPSEVLGLDYKVTLKPSLTSFSEDVKSGSMEKWEEFISLQQLSRDNVAKIEEMRKQITALELQINEVEGQMNLMRKETHEYVSRCATEARKMAEEIEIESKKKSMVEKEAAEYLQTSKIKLQETITQSEQEVKMCAQELFDLINSVAAYKEYMGSRISRMRNDLLETAGAVADIYKEYRPSKVQVVSDPGN is encoded by the exons ATGAGGGCCGCCGGTCGCCGCCGCGCAGTCGAACACCCACCACCAACGCCCGTCAACTCTGCTGACCCATGGCAATTCCTCTCCACACCGGTCCCTGGTCGCGACTCCGACGCCAGCTTCACCAGCAGTCGCCCCTCCACCGCCTCGATTGCCCGCTCCTCCACCGCCGTTCCCAACATTTCTGATCGATCCTACCAAGCCTCCGCGCTCCGCACTATTAACGCCTACCTCGCTTCTCAATCTCTTCCTTTCTCACTAAAACCCCCTCTACCATCCGCTAAAGACATCAACGAAACGTTGAAGTACCTCCTCCATCGTCTTGGTTTTAAAGCGCAGAAGCTTGATGAAGAACTCAATCAAGtcttgaaattcttgaaatGCCCTTTGAAGCTAAACAAGTCGGCGCTACGTGCCCCTGGCACTCCCCATTCGTGGCCGAATTTGCTGGCAGTAATTCACTGGCTTGTGCAGATAATCAAGTACAACGGTTATGTGGAAAGTTCTTCGACGAGTTTGGCGGAAAACATGATGTTTAAGTACACTGCAAATAGTTACGTGAGTTACATTAGAGGGGATGACGAGGCTGTAGATGCTTTGGATGAAGAGTTTATGGTAGAGCTGAATGAAGGGAGGGATAAAATGGAGGAGAATGTGAAAGTTCTAGAGGATAATGTGAAGGAATTGCAGGAAAAATTAGAGAGCTTGAAAGCGGGACCTAGTCAAAAGGAGGTCTTGGATCAGGAGAAGGCTGCATTGGAGAAGGATGTGATGAAGTTCCATATGATCATTGAGCAGCTGGATGGGCATTTGGTGGAGGTGCAGAAGAAATTGGAGGAGAAGGATCAGGAGTTGGAAGTGAAGTTGGAGGAGAGGAAAAGGATTTCTGACGAAAATGAGGAGTTGAAGAGAGAGATTGAGGAACAGGGCATTAATCTTAGAGATGCTGAGAGGATGAAGCGGGAGTTGCAGGCCCTGGATAGGGATATTGAGGAGACAGAGGCTGCTAGGAATGGCTGGGAGGAGAAGATTTGGGAGCTTGATTCTGAGATTGGACGCAATTTTAAGGAGCTCGAGGGTTTGGCCATGGAGTGCAATCAAGCTGTCCGGAG GTTAAAGCTTGGAAATGGATTTCAATATCAGTTGAATGCCAAGGGGTCCACTCCATCAGAGGTCTTGGGATTAGATTACAAAGTGACACTCAAGCCTTCACTTACCTCCTTTTCCGAGGACGTAAAAAGTGGCTCAATGGAGAAATGGGAGGAGTTTATTTCTCTTCAGCAACTATCACGTGACAATGTTGCTAAGATCGAGGAGATGCGTAAACAGATCACAGCCCTTGAATTACAAATTAATGAA GTTGAAGGCCAGATGAACTTAATGCGGAAGGAAACACATGAATATGTGTCCAGATGTGCAACGGAAGCTAGAAAAATGGCAGAGGAAATTGAGATAGAGTCTAAGAAAAAGTCTATGGTAGAAAAAGAAGCAGCTGAATATTTGCAG ACATCCAAGATAAAGTTACAGGAAACAATCACGCAAAGTGAGCAAGAGGTAAAAATGTGTGCCCAAGAACTCTTTGACTTGATCAATTCGGTTGCAGCATATAAAGAGTACATGGGTTCAAGAATTTCTCGGATGAGGAATGATTTGCTTGAAACAGCTGGTGCTGTAGCAGACATATACAAAGAATATCGTCCTTCAAAGGTGCAAGTTGTTTCGGATCCAGGCAATTGA
- the LOC140864512 gene encoding large ribosomal subunit protein uL3-like encodes MIDIIGVAKGKGYEGVVTRWGVTRLPHKTHRALRKVACIGAWHPPRVSFTVARAGQNGYHHPTEMNKKVYKLGKAGKEEYAASTEFDRTEKDITPMGGFPHYGVVKDDYLMIKGCCVGPKKRVVTLRQSLLNQTSRVALEEIKLKFIDTSSKFTQEKQKFYGRVKAY; translated from the exons ATGATAGACATTATTGGTGTTGCCAAGGGGAAAGGTTATGAAGGTGTCGTCACACGATGGGGTGTTACCCGTCTTCCCCACAAAACTCATAGGGCTCTTCGCAAGGTGGCGTGTATTGGTGCATGGCACCCTCCCAGAGTTTCCTTCACAGTTGCCAGGGCTGGTCAGAACGGTTACCATCACCCCACTGAGATGAACAAGAAGGTTTACAAGCTTGGCAAGGCAGGGAAAGAAGAATATGCAGCCAGTACTGAGTTTGACAG GACGGAGAAAGACATCACGCCCATGGGTGGTTTTCCTCACTATGGTGTTGTCAAGGACGATTAcctcatgattaagggttgttGTGTTGGTCCCAAGAAAAGGGTCGTCACTCTTCGCCAATCCCTTCTCAACCAGACCTCTCGTGTAGCCCTCGAAGAGATTAAACTCAAGTTCATCGACACCTCATCCAAGTTTACTCAGGAGAAGCAGAAGTTCTATGGTCGAGTCAAAGCCTATTAG
- the LOC140865975 gene encoding kinetochore protein NDC80 homolog isoform X1 yields MRAAGRRRAVEHPPPTPVNSADPWQFLSTPVPGRDSDASFTSSRPSTASIARSSTAVPNISDRSYQASALRTINAYLASQSLPFSLKPPLPSAKDINETLKYLLHRLGFKAQKLDEELNQVLKFLKCPLKLNKSALRAPGTPHSWPNLLAVIHWLVQIIKYNGYVESSSTSLAENMMFKYTANSYVSYIRGDDEAVDALDEEFMVELNEGRDKMEENVKVLEDNVKELQEKLESLKAGPSQKEVLDQEKAALEKDVMKFHMIIEQLDGHLVEVQKKLEEKDQELEVKLEERKRISDENEELKREIEEQGINLRDAERMKRELQALDRDIEETEAARNGWEEKIWELDSEIGRNFKELEGLAMECNQAVRRLKLGNGFQYQLNAKGSTPSEVLGLDYKVTLKPSLTSFSEDVKSGSMEKWEEFISLQQLSRDNVAKIEEMRKQITALELQINEVEGQMNLMRKETHEYVSRCATEARKMAEEIEIESKKKSMVEKEAAEYLQTSKIKLQETITQSEQEVKMCAQELFDLINSVAAYKEYMGSRISRMRNDLLETAGAVADIYKEYRPSKDYVFLKDDVC; encoded by the exons ATGAGGGCCGCCGGTCGCCGCCGCGCAGTCGAACACCCACCACCAACGCCCGTCAACTCTGCTGACCCATGGCAATTCCTCTCCACACCGGTCCCTGGTCGCGACTCCGACGCCAGCTTCACCAGCAGTCGCCCCTCCACCGCCTCGATTGCCCGCTCCTCCACCGCCGTTCCCAACATTTCTGATCGATCCTACCAAGCCTCCGCGCTCCGCACTATTAACGCCTACCTCGCTTCTCAATCTCTTCCTTTCTCACTAAAACCCCCTCTACCATCCGCTAAAGACATCAACGAAACGTTGAAGTACCTCCTCCATCGTCTTGGTTTTAAAGCGCAGAAGCTTGATGAAGAACTCAATCAAGtcttgaaattcttgaaatGCCCTTTGAAGCTAAACAAGTCGGCGCTACGTGCCCCTGGCACTCCCCATTCGTGGCCGAATTTGCTGGCAGTAATTCACTGGCTTGTGCAGATAATCAAGTACAACGGTTATGTGGAAAGTTCTTCGACGAGTTTGGCGGAAAACATGATGTTTAAGTACACTGCAAATAGTTACGTGAGTTACATTAGAGGGGATGACGAGGCTGTAGATGCTTTGGATGAAGAGTTTATGGTAGAGCTGAATGAAGGGAGGGATAAAATGGAGGAGAATGTGAAAGTTCTAGAGGATAATGTGAAGGAATTGCAGGAAAAATTAGAGAGCTTGAAAGCGGGACCTAGTCAAAAGGAGGTCTTGGATCAGGAGAAGGCTGCATTGGAGAAGGATGTGATGAAGTTCCATATGATCATTGAGCAGCTGGATGGGCATTTGGTGGAGGTGCAGAAGAAATTGGAGGAGAAGGATCAGGAGTTGGAAGTGAAGTTGGAGGAGAGGAAAAGGATTTCTGACGAAAATGAGGAGTTGAAGAGAGAGATTGAGGAACAGGGCATTAATCTTAGAGATGCTGAGAGGATGAAGCGGGAGTTGCAGGCCCTGGATAGGGATATTGAGGAGACAGAGGCTGCTAGGAATGGCTGGGAGGAGAAGATTTGGGAGCTTGATTCTGAGATTGGACGCAATTTTAAGGAGCTCGAGGGTTTGGCCATGGAGTGCAATCAAGCTGTCCGGAG GTTAAAGCTTGGAAATGGATTTCAATATCAGTTGAATGCCAAGGGGTCCACTCCATCAGAGGTCTTGGGATTAGATTACAAAGTGACACTCAAGCCTTCACTTACCTCCTTTTCCGAGGACGTAAAAAGTGGCTCAATGGAGAAATGGGAGGAGTTTATTTCTCTTCAGCAACTATCACGTGACAATGTTGCTAAGATCGAGGAGATGCGTAAACAGATCACAGCCCTTGAATTACAAATTAATGAA GTTGAAGGCCAGATGAACTTAATGCGGAAGGAAACACATGAATATGTGTCCAGATGTGCAACGGAAGCTAGAAAAATGGCAGAGGAAATTGAGATAGAGTCTAAGAAAAAGTCTATGGTAGAAAAAGAAGCAGCTGAATATTTGCAG ACATCCAAGATAAAGTTACAGGAAACAATCACGCAAAGTGAGCAAGAGGTAAAAATGTGTGCCCAAGAACTCTTTGACTTGATCAATTCGGTTGCAGCATATAAAGAGTACATGGGTTCAAGAATTTCTCGGATGAGGAATGATTTGCTTGAAACAGCTGGTGCTGTAGCAGACATATACAAAGAATATCGTCCTTCAAAG GACTATGTATTTCTCAAAGACGATGTGTGTTAG